From a single Nostoc edaphicum CCNP1411 genomic region:
- a CDS encoding T3SS effector HopA1 family protein, with protein MQLLDSLETQLPDIPEPLQTSLQDIINQLQIESHYCIKHPDYKPLELPESSVSRFQQLPLELQNSFLSLQLRSFLYGIYYNGSLKSALAPDAKVTNLALNQNLENNTLLGVDLAFYDRLHESNRSEGYWSPDWLVVKEETDGTLAVEKNALILHIEPDIDLQPTNQPVTVGNLVTIKMPKNLVQNGFYMAVANAGTPSNRENLVRVYFNLTSEGAVAVMDSLTAQLNAIPIFFSFKALYNPSDYERYDSAVLYFGKSNYETVHPILERVYAEHQSHFGEQVPLFTKMVAPGMAIAEEPDRKFADKESFGTNRCQIVANALLEAWHEGDDTPAGRMTSILRHFSLCKIELQRSYLNPNSDDIYTSLNL; from the coding sequence ATGCAACTATTAGATTCGCTAGAAACTCAACTACCAGATATTCCAGAGCCATTGCAGACATCGCTACAAGACATCATTAATCAACTTCAGATTGAGTCTCACTATTGTATTAAACACCCAGATTACAAACCCTTGGAATTGCCAGAGTCATCAGTCTCTCGCTTTCAGCAATTACCCTTAGAACTCCAAAATAGCTTTTTGAGTCTGCAACTGCGTAGTTTTCTCTACGGTATATATTACAATGGCTCTTTGAAAAGTGCCCTTGCACCCGATGCAAAGGTAACAAATTTGGCACTGAATCAAAATCTAGAAAATAATACCTTGTTGGGTGTAGATTTAGCATTTTACGATCGCTTGCATGAAAGCAACAGAAGCGAAGGCTACTGGAGTCCTGATTGGCTGGTAGTGAAAGAAGAAACTGATGGTACTTTGGCAGTTGAGAAAAATGCTTTAATACTGCACATTGAACCTGATATCGATCTGCAACCAACAAACCAACCTGTTACTGTCGGTAATTTAGTGACGATTAAAATGCCCAAAAATCTAGTGCAAAACGGATTTTATATGGCGGTTGCTAATGCCGGAACTCCCTCAAATCGAGAAAATCTGGTGCGCGTTTATTTCAATTTAACTTCAGAGGGTGCAGTTGCAGTCATGGATAGTTTAACTGCCCAACTCAACGCTATCCCCATTTTCTTTTCATTCAAAGCACTATATAATCCTTCCGACTATGAGCGTTACGACTCAGCAGTGCTTTATTTTGGCAAAAGCAACTACGAAACTGTTCACCCAATATTAGAGAGGGTGTATGCAGAACATCAATCCCATTTTGGCGAGCAAGTGCCTTTATTTACCAAAATGGTAGCACCAGGGATGGCGATCGCTGAAGAACCAGACCGCAAATTTGCTGATAAAGAAAGTTTTGGTACAAACCGCTGTCAAATTGTTGCCAATGCTTTGCTTGAGGCTTGGCATGAAGGAGATGATACGCCAGCAGGACGGATGACATCAATTCTGCGACATTTCTCTTTGTGCAAAATTGAATTGCAACGCTCTTACCTCAATCCTAACTCGGATGATATCTATACTTCTTTGAATTTATGA
- a CDS encoding HlyD family efflux transporter periplasmic adaptor subunit gives MPNPSNNSSSAFAIEKPTEFHLAEDASAIIDPQTQKTSEENDWFYGTEELLDALPKIWTRSMLYLLVGFAAIILPWAMLSKVDETGSARGRMEPEGATQQLDSPVIGSVTAVNVKEGATVKAGEVLLELESDVLQTELQQMQTRLEGLLNRRSQLDLLKNQILLTINTQEQQNKSQELEKIAQVSQAQQNLDAKQSTYNLQRLEKLALVEQANQNISSTQIAQKLAKSRLRRDFTEVARYRKLLRVGAIPQTKLVELEKTAEESQRLQEQTKSDITQAQLRLKEELNRYQSLMSQAQSDIQLFKLRLQEQQSGYRSVVQAGRLAVLRNQEQLKDLQTQISNLQSEIAQTGSQVTSLQLQMQQRVVRSPIDGTIFELPIEKPGSVVEPGQMIAQIAPNNTPLILKAQMPSQQSGFLKVGMPVKIKFDAYPFQDYGVVQGRVSWISPNSKVQTTNQGSIETYELEVSLDQPYIQNANRRIPLTPGQTATAEVIIRQRRVMDFILDPFKKLQEGGLEL, from the coding sequence ATGCCAAACCCATCTAATAATTCATCATCCGCCTTCGCCATAGAAAAGCCGACTGAATTTCACCTGGCTGAAGACGCAAGTGCCATTATTGATCCTCAGACGCAGAAAACATCTGAAGAGAACGATTGGTTTTACGGCACTGAGGAACTGCTAGATGCCTTACCAAAAATCTGGACGCGCTCCATGTTGTATTTACTGGTGGGCTTTGCTGCGATTATCTTACCTTGGGCAATGCTTTCTAAAGTTGATGAAACAGGAAGTGCTAGAGGGCGAATGGAACCGGAAGGAGCAACCCAACAATTGGATAGTCCAGTTATTGGTAGCGTTACTGCTGTCAACGTCAAAGAAGGCGCAACCGTAAAAGCAGGAGAGGTTTTGCTGGAATTGGAGTCTGATGTGCTGCAAACAGAATTGCAGCAGATGCAGACAAGACTAGAAGGTTTATTAAATCGGCGATCGCAACTCGATCTCCTCAAAAACCAAATTCTTTTGACAATTAATACCCAAGAGCAACAAAATAAATCCCAAGAATTGGAAAAAATTGCCCAAGTTAGTCAGGCGCAGCAAAACCTTGATGCTAAACAGAGTACTTACAACTTACAACGACTGGAAAAACTGGCTCTAGTAGAACAGGCTAACCAGAATATCAGTTCTACCCAGATTGCTCAGAAGTTAGCGAAGAGTCGTTTAAGACGAGATTTTACAGAAGTTGCGCGTTATCGCAAACTTTTGCGAGTGGGTGCGATTCCCCAAACCAAACTTGTGGAACTGGAAAAAACAGCGGAAGAAAGCCAACGCTTGCAAGAGCAAACAAAATCTGATATTACACAAGCCCAGTTGCGTTTAAAAGAAGAACTGAACCGCTATCAGTCGTTGATGAGTCAAGCTCAATCAGATATTCAGCTTTTCAAACTTCGCTTACAAGAGCAGCAAAGTGGCTATCGCAGTGTAGTGCAAGCAGGTAGACTGGCGGTGCTGAGAAATCAGGAACAGCTTAAAGACTTACAAACACAAATTAGTAACCTGCAATCAGAAATTGCTCAAACTGGAAGCCAGGTGACATCCTTGCAACTACAAATGCAGCAACGAGTAGTGCGATCGCCTATTGATGGCACAATTTTTGAGTTACCTATCGAAAAACCAGGCTCAGTAGTCGAACCGGGACAGATGATTGCCCAAATTGCGCCTAACAATACACCCTTGATTTTAAAAGCGCAGATGCCCAGCCAACAAAGCGGTTTTTTGAAAGTGGGAATGCCAGTTAAAATCAAATTTGATGCTTATCCCTTCCAAGATTATGGGGTAGTGCAAGGGCGCGTTAGCTGGATTTCACCTAACTCGAAAGTTCAGACGACTAATCAAGGTAGCATCGAAACCTATGAGTTGGAAGTCTCCCTAGATCAACCCTATATCCAAAATGCCAACAGACGTATTCCCCTAACACCAGGTCAAACAGCAACCGCCGAGGTGATTATTCGTCAACGCCGCGTGATGGACTTTATTTTAGATCCGTTTAAGAAGTTGCAAGAAGGTGGTTTAGAGCTTTAG
- a CDS encoding M16 family metallopeptidase, which translates to MQRHKVKSKRRMVFKIQNGKRLVYALVAVFACLLLTCNFSLAATAEAKHYTELQLPPLPEIKLPKYERFVLQNGFVVYLMEDHELPLVNGTAFVRTGNRLEPMEKVGLAGFTGAVMRTGGTKKHSPDELNEILEQRAASVETSISEASGGASFDALSEDLETVFGLFAEVLRSPAFAQEKLDLAKTQAKGGIARRNDDPDGIANREFKKLIYGKDSPYARTIEYATVDQVEREDLLKFYQQYFHPNNMILGIVGDFDSKKMRSLVQAKLGDWNRNPGVAKPTLPKVLPANTGGVFFVNQPQLTQSSVLIGHLGGRFDSPDYAALDVLNGVLNGFGGRLFNELRSRQGLAYSVYGQWSPRFDYPGMFIAGGQTRSDATVQFVKALQGEIKRIQTQRVTAKELAFAKESTLNSFVFNFQDPSQTLSRLMRYEYYGYPADFLFRYQKAVAATTAADVQRVAREYLKPEKIVTLVVGNQTAIQPPLTQLAAQVTPIDVTIPGSQPQAKN; encoded by the coding sequence ATGCAGAGGCACAAGGTGAAGAGTAAAAGGCGGATGGTGTTTAAAATCCAAAATGGGAAGAGGCTTGTTTATGCTTTAGTTGCTGTTTTTGCGTGTTTACTTTTAACTTGTAACTTTTCTCTGGCGGCGACGGCTGAGGCGAAGCATTACACAGAATTGCAACTGCCACCGCTACCTGAGATTAAGTTACCCAAGTATGAGCGGTTTGTGCTTCAAAACGGCTTTGTTGTCTATTTGATGGAGGATCACGAATTGCCGTTGGTGAATGGGACGGCGTTTGTGCGGACAGGAAACCGCTTGGAACCAATGGAAAAAGTTGGGTTGGCTGGTTTTACAGGCGCGGTGATGCGGACTGGGGGAACTAAGAAGCATTCGCCTGATGAACTCAACGAGATATTGGAACAACGGGCAGCTTCAGTGGAAACTAGTATTAGTGAAGCTTCTGGTGGTGCAAGCTTTGACGCCCTCAGTGAAGATTTAGAAACGGTATTTGGGCTATTTGCTGAGGTTTTGCGATCGCCAGCATTTGCCCAAGAAAAGCTAGACTTGGCTAAGACACAGGCTAAGGGTGGCATCGCGCGTCGCAATGACGATCCAGATGGGATTGCCAATCGAGAATTTAAGAAATTGATCTATGGCAAAGATAGCCCTTATGCTCGCACCATAGAGTATGCAACGGTGGATCAGGTTGAGCGTGAGGATTTGCTCAAGTTTTATCAGCAATATTTCCACCCCAATAATATGATTTTGGGGATTGTGGGGGATTTTGATTCTAAGAAAATGCGATCGCTCGTTCAAGCTAAGTTGGGCGACTGGAACCGCAACCCAGGTGTTGCTAAACCGACATTACCAAAGGTTTTGCCAGCTAATACAGGTGGAGTATTTTTTGTCAATCAGCCACAACTGACACAAAGTAGTGTGCTTATCGGCCATTTAGGTGGACGGTTCGACAGCCCCGATTATGCGGCGCTGGATGTATTAAATGGAGTGTTAAATGGATTTGGTGGACGCTTATTTAATGAATTGCGATCGCGCCAAGGTTTAGCTTACTCTGTCTATGGCCAGTGGAGTCCCCGTTTCGACTATCCTGGCATGTTTATTGCTGGTGGACAAACGCGATCGGATGCTACCGTCCAGTTTGTCAAAGCCTTACAAGGTGAAATCAAGCGCATCCAAACTCAAAGAGTGACAGCAAAAGAACTGGCTTTTGCAAAAGAGTCCACACTCAACTCCTTTGTGTTCAACTTTCAAGACCCCAGTCAAACCTTATCGCGGTTGATGCGATACGAATATTACGGCTATCCTGCTGATTTCCTCTTTCGCTATCAAAAAGCCGTCGCCGCCACCACAGCCGCAGATGTGCAACGGGTAGCACGAGAATACCTCAAGCCAGAAAAGATCGTGACTTTAGTAGTGGGAAATCAAACCGCTATTCAACCACCATTGACGCAACTAGCAGCACAGGTGACACCGATAGATGTAACGATTCCTGGTTCGCAGCCACAGGCGAAGAATTAG
- a CDS encoding phosphotransferase encodes MPPFLLSSQNVFSYLISQGLCTQQEQSLSQIELKPAKNFNLLLTFPDGRQLLVKQERLNREGKTAGEFLQEWQIHNFFQTFSEISHIRPYLSEAVHFDAENSIIVFNYLNNYRDLHDFYLKENFFPTKIAAAVGATLASIHRITFDNQNYRAFFQKSEDASSQETPKLIRGLDRITPEIFGRVPADGLKFFSLYQRYDSLGQAIANLTNAFTPCCLTHNDLKLNNILLSLDWEAVFFDESFSDESIVRFIDWERCRWGDPASDLGKAIASYLQFWLYSLVTSKSIAIEESLRLATTPLQVIQPSITAMLTTYLAYFPEILQHRPDFLQRVVQFCGLALIQAIQAALQHEKTFGNSGICMLQVAKSLLCRPEASIPTIFGMQISDLAPV; translated from the coding sequence ATGCCACCATTTTTATTAAGTTCTCAAAATGTTTTTAGCTACCTGATTTCTCAGGGTTTGTGTACTCAACAAGAGCAGTCTTTGAGTCAAATCGAGCTAAAACCTGCTAAAAATTTTAACTTGTTACTGACTTTTCCAGATGGACGACAACTCTTAGTTAAGCAAGAACGTCTGAACCGAGAAGGCAAAACTGCTGGTGAGTTTTTGCAGGAATGGCAAATTCACAATTTTTTCCAAACATTCTCAGAAATCAGCCACATTCGTCCTTATTTATCGGAAGCAGTGCATTTTGACGCGGAAAATTCCATCATTGTTTTTAATTATCTGAACAATTATCGGGATTTACACGATTTTTACCTGAAGGAGAATTTCTTTCCAACTAAGATTGCGGCGGCAGTCGGTGCTACTCTGGCATCAATTCATCGCATAACTTTTGACAATCAAAACTATCGGGCATTTTTTCAAAAGTCAGAGGATGCGTCCAGTCAAGAAACTCCTAAGCTAATTCGTGGATTGGATAGGATTACCCCGGAAATTTTTGGACGAGTTCCTGCTGATGGACTGAAATTTTTTAGCCTTTATCAACGTTACGACAGTCTGGGACAGGCGATCGCAAATTTAACCAACGCTTTCACCCCTTGTTGTCTAACCCATAATGACCTGAAGTTAAACAATATTCTTCTATCCCTCGATTGGGAAGCAGTATTTTTCGATGAATCATTCTCAGATGAGAGCATTGTTCGATTCATTGACTGGGAACGCTGTCGTTGGGGAGATCCAGCTAGTGATTTGGGAAAAGCGATCGCTAGTTATTTACAATTTTGGCTGTACAGTTTAGTTACCAGTAAATCCATTGCGATCGAAGAGTCTTTACGCCTAGCAACAACCCCTCTACAAGTGATTCAGCCTTCGATTACAGCCATGCTTACTACTTATTTAGCTTACTTTCCCGAAATCTTACAGCATCGTCCTGATTTCTTGCAACGAGTTGTGCAATTTTGTGGTTTAGCTTTAATTCAAGCTATTCAAGCCGCACTCCAGCACGAAAAAACCTTTGGTAACTCTGGTATATGTATGCTCCAAGTTGCTAAAAGTTTGTTGTGCCGTCCAGAAGCATCAATTCCAACAATTTTCGGAATGCAAATATCAGACCTTGCTCCCGTTTAG
- a CDS encoding peptidylprolyl isomerase, giving the protein MSKLLTVSPDDILDHIKLSCQIPSVLEAIATRKIVEDEAKKVGIEIGLEELQNAADSLRLANQLIKAEDTWAWLEKYHLSLDDFEAIAETNLLSAKLANHLFAEKVESFFYAHQLDYVGAVTYEVVLDDEDLALEMFYALQENEISFQEIARQYIQNTEIRRAGGYQGIRLRTDFRPEIAAAVFAASPPQILKPITTPKGVHIIAVEEIIKPQLDEQRRLQIMGDLFANWLKAQIAALEIVANLTKVVNPQPSKDILIQA; this is encoded by the coding sequence ATGTCAAAACTATTGACTGTTTCTCCTGATGATATTCTTGACCACATAAAGCTTTCTTGCCAAATCCCTAGCGTATTGGAGGCGATCGCAACTCGTAAAATTGTTGAAGATGAAGCTAAAAAGGTAGGCATTGAGATTGGTTTAGAAGAACTGCAAAATGCAGCAGATAGCCTGCGTTTAGCCAACCAACTTATCAAAGCAGAAGATACTTGGGCATGGTTAGAAAAATATCATCTTTCTTTAGACGACTTTGAAGCAATAGCCGAAACAAACCTATTATCTGCTAAATTGGCAAATCATTTATTTGCAGAAAAAGTCGAATCATTTTTCTATGCACACCAACTCGATTATGTTGGAGCAGTGACATACGAAGTGGTATTAGATGATGAAGATTTAGCTCTAGAAATGTTTTATGCCTTGCAAGAAAATGAAATCAGTTTTCAAGAAATTGCCCGCCAATACATTCAAAATACTGAAATACGCCGTGCCGGAGGATATCAAGGAATACGCCTCCGTACCGATTTTAGACCAGAAATTGCAGCAGCAGTCTTTGCTGCTAGTCCCCCACAAATTCTCAAGCCAATAACTACTCCCAAAGGAGTGCATATAATTGCAGTCGAGGAAATCATTAAACCTCAACTAGACGAACAGCGGCGGCTGCAAATAATGGGAGACTTATTTGCTAATTGGTTAAAAGCACAAATCGCTGCCTTGGAGATAGTGGCAAATCTTACAAAGGTTGTAAATCCTCAACCATCTAAAGATATCCTAATACAGGCTTAA
- a CDS encoding M16 family metallopeptidase, with protein MNQSSRSISRRLLAILLVTVVLWWGWTPKMALAQTPTTLQPSKTPTSKVQTSIQPYLDRVIKELTEFRLDNGMKFIVLERHQAPVVSFLTYANVGGVDEPDGKTGVAHFLEHLAFKGTTRIGTEDYKKEKPLLETLERLDAQIKTAKTDGKKDEVARLEAEFKKVESQAAKLVKQNELGQIVEQAGGVGLNANTSTEATRYLYSFPANKLELWMSLESERFLDPVIRREFYKERDVILEERRMRVDNSPIGMMVEKFIDTAYKAHPYRRPVIGYDEDIRNLTPEDVQKFFDTHYVPSNLTIAIVGDVNPAEVKKLAQTYFGRYEAKTKAVEQIPVEPPQQQTREVTLQLPSQPWYLEGYHRPAITHPDNAVYEIIGSLLSDGRTSRLYKSLVEKQRLALNAQGFSGFPGDKYPNLMLFYALTAPGHTVDELAVALRQEIDKLKTVPVAVADLERVKTQARASLLRTLDSNMGMAQQLLEYEVKTGSWRNLFKQLDDISAVTTTDIVRVAKETFTAKNRTIGKLLSKEA; from the coding sequence ATGAATCAATCTAGTCGTTCAATATCCCGGCGGCTGTTAGCAATTTTGTTAGTAACAGTCGTTCTTTGGTGGGGGTGGACACCAAAAATGGCGTTAGCACAAACGCCAACCACTCTCCAACCCAGTAAAACACCAACATCTAAAGTTCAAACTTCAATTCAACCTTATTTAGATCGCGTAATTAAAGAATTGACAGAGTTCCGTTTAGATAATGGGATGAAGTTTATTGTCTTGGAACGACATCAAGCGCCAGTAGTTTCTTTTCTTACTTATGCGAATGTCGGTGGTGTGGATGAGCCAGATGGCAAAACTGGCGTAGCTCACTTTCTGGAACATTTAGCATTTAAAGGCACGACGCGCATTGGTACAGAAGACTACAAAAAAGAAAAACCACTACTTGAAACCTTAGAACGGTTAGATGCCCAAATTAAAACAGCAAAAACCGATGGCAAAAAAGATGAGGTTGCACGCCTAGAAGCTGAGTTTAAGAAAGTAGAATCGCAAGCAGCCAAGCTAGTCAAGCAAAACGAATTGGGGCAAATTGTTGAACAAGCGGGAGGCGTGGGTTTAAATGCCAATACTTCAACTGAAGCTACCCGTTATCTGTACAGCTTTCCTGCTAATAAGTTAGAACTTTGGATGTCATTGGAATCGGAGCGATTTCTTGATCCTGTAATTCGTCGTGAGTTTTATAAAGAAAGAGATGTCATTTTAGAAGAACGACGGATGCGGGTAGATAATTCACCCATTGGCATGATGGTGGAAAAGTTTATCGATACTGCTTACAAAGCCCATCCTTACAGGCGTCCGGTGATTGGTTATGACGAAGATATTCGCAATCTGACACCAGAAGATGTCCAAAAGTTTTTTGATACTCACTACGTACCAAGTAATTTGACCATTGCCATTGTCGGAGATGTTAACCCGGCTGAGGTTAAAAAACTGGCGCAAACTTATTTTGGCCGCTATGAAGCCAAAACCAAAGCTGTTGAACAAATCCCGGTGGAACCGCCACAACAACAAACACGGGAAGTTACTTTACAACTACCTTCTCAACCTTGGTATTTAGAAGGTTATCATCGTCCGGCAATTACTCATCCAGATAATGCAGTCTATGAAATCATTGGCAGTTTATTAAGTGATGGGCGCACCTCGCGGCTGTATAAATCTTTGGTAGAAAAGCAGCGTTTGGCGCTAAATGCCCAAGGTTTTAGCGGATTTCCTGGAGATAAGTATCCAAACCTGATGTTGTTCTATGCTCTCACGGCTCCTGGTCATACAGTTGATGAGTTGGCAGTGGCTTTGCGTCAAGAAATTGACAAATTAAAAACTGTGCCTGTAGCGGTGGCTGATTTAGAACGGGTGAAAACCCAAGCACGGGCGAGTTTATTACGTACCCTCGATTCCAATATGGGGATGGCTCAACAATTGTTGGAATATGAGGTGAAAACTGGCTCTTGGCGGAATTTGTTTAAGCAATTGGATGACATTTCGGCGGTGACAACGACTGATATTGTGCGGGTGGCTAAGGAAACGTTTACGGCAAAAAATCGGACGATTGGTAAGCTGTTGTCAAAAGAAGCTTAA
- a CDS encoding XisI protein, whose translation MDTRLKYPNIIKSVLQNHADYRNNLPDGYTSQVLFDDERGQYLVLDIGWSGDKYLHSTPIHLSLIDDKIWIQYDDTEEGIATDLLKAGVPKEDIVLGFRHPKVRKYTSFAVISDNK comes from the coding sequence ATGGATACCCGATTAAAATACCCAAATATTATTAAAAGTGTACTCCAAAACCATGCCGATTACCGAAATAACCTACCCGATGGTTATACCTCTCAAGTTTTATTTGATGATGAGCGTGGACAATATTTAGTTTTGGACATAGGTTGGAGTGGCGATAAATATCTTCATAGTACACCCATTCATCTAAGTTTAATTGATGATAAAATTTGGATTCAATATGATGATACAGAAGAAGGTATAGCAACTGATCTGCTGAAAGCCGGAGTGCCTAAAGAAGATATAGTTCTCGGCTTTCGCCATCCTAAAGTACGGAAGTATACGAGTTTTGCTGTAATATCAGACAACAAATAA
- a CDS encoding HetP family heterocyst commitment protein has translation MTKKLSESHKALDNKFNFNHEELKEIVKAVSAGKYSWACVLLLRFSGYNPLEYIPSRTYLRLMKNNWLLSKANRRQTDNQNLGLFKLESSWIQIGIGKGSG, from the coding sequence ATGACTAAAAAACTCTCCGAGTCTCATAAAGCATTAGATAACAAATTCAACTTCAATCATGAAGAATTAAAAGAGATCGTCAAAGCTGTTTCTGCGGGCAAGTATTCCTGGGCTTGTGTTTTACTCCTCCGTTTTAGTGGCTACAATCCTCTAGAATATATACCCTCGCGCACCTATCTTCGATTAATGAAAAATAACTGGCTACTTAGCAAAGCAAATCGTCGTCAAACTGATAATCAGAATTTAGGACTTTTCAAACTAGAATCAAGCTGGATTCAAATAGGTATCGGTAAAGGTAGTGGGTAA
- a CDS encoding XisH family protein — protein MPAKDIYHDTVKFALQKDGWTITHDPFPLQIGKKRLSADLGAERLISAEKETQRIVVEVKSFVGQSDVKDLEQALGQYVLYRQIMNEMGTDRQLYLAVSQLTFNSVFTIELGQVLLKNQIIKLIVFDDENEVILQWIPD, from the coding sequence GTGCCAGCAAAAGATATTTACCACGACACTGTGAAATTTGCCTTGCAGAAAGATGGCTGGACAATTACCCATGATCCCTTTCCATTGCAAATAGGCAAAAAACGGCTATCTGCCGATTTGGGTGCAGAACGTCTCATCAGTGCTGAAAAAGAAACTCAAAGGATTGTTGTTGAAGTGAAGAGTTTTGTAGGACAGTCTGATGTGAAAGATTTAGAGCAAGCATTGGGGCAGTATGTCCTGTATCGTCAAATTATGAATGAAATGGGAACTGATCGCCAGCTTTATCTTGCTGTTTCTCAACTAACATTTAACAGCGTGTTTACTATAGAATTAGGACAAGTGTTACTCAAAAACCAAATTATTAAGCTAATTGTTTTTGATGATGAAAATGAGGTGATCTTGCAATGGATACCCGATTAA
- a CDS encoding type II toxin-antitoxin system RelE/ParE family toxin, which translates to MLRPIVSDERCSTVGDGVPPSIADRTHNLRTISAIQCIIVFVKFIIVHTEARKELDEAIVYEAQKVGLGLYLLTEVEKVILKIQQNPSLRTPHKIERIRRYNIQRFPHLIFYTELEEVIWVIAIAHCKRKPKRMF; encoded by the coding sequence ATGCTCCGCCCCATTGTAAGCGATGAGCGATGCTCCACCGTAGGCGATGGCGTTCCGCCCAGCATAGCTGATCGCACCCATAATCTACGGACGATATCAGCAATCCAGTGCATAATAGTATTCGTGAAGTTTATTATTGTCCACACCGAAGCGCGAAAGGAGCTTGATGAAGCAATAGTGTACGAAGCTCAAAAAGTTGGTTTAGGGCTATATTTATTGACTGAAGTAGAAAAAGTTATTCTAAAAATCCAGCAAAACCCAAGTTTAAGAACTCCACACAAGATTGAAAGGATACGCCGTTATAATATTCAACGTTTTCCTCATCTGATTTTTTATACGGAACTTGAAGAAGTAATTTGGGTTATAGCGATCGCACATTGTAAGCGTAAGCCTAAGAGGATGTTTTAA